In Myxococcus stipitatus, the following are encoded in one genomic region:
- a CDS encoding acyl carrier protein produces MSIRDRIRGFIVDTFFVDDFADNDSFLRKGLIDSTGMMELVAFLESDFGIKLEDKELVPENLDSLARVVAFVERKQQPQRLPQAG; encoded by the coding sequence GTGAGCATTCGTGACCGTATCCGTGGCTTCATCGTCGACACGTTCTTTGTGGACGACTTCGCCGACAACGACTCCTTCCTGCGCAAGGGGCTCATCGACTCCACGGGGATGATGGAGCTGGTGGCGTTCCTGGAGTCGGACTTCGGCATCAAGCTCGAGGACAAGGAGCTGGTGCCCGAGAACCTGGACTCGCTGGCGCGCGTGGTGGCCTTCGTCGAGCGCAAGCAGCAACCGCAGCGTCTGCCGCAAGCAGGCTGA
- the asnB gene encoding asparagine synthase (glutamine-hydrolyzing) translates to MCGIAGFTYPAGGAARSEPAERLRRMTASLRHRGPDAQRALLLDGVALGHTRLSIVDLTGGHQPMRDAATGLTIVFNGEIFNHVELREQLSSQYTFRTRSDTEVILAAFLAWGIDCVRRLEGQWAFALWDPRDATLWLSRDRVGICPLFYAELPGGQLAFGSEAKALFASGLVTPALDARGLKQTFQLWAPVAPRTSFEGVRLLPPAHSARFRAGKLETFRYWDLDFGVEPSTASDARIQEELGETLERAVRLRLRADVPVAAYLSGGLDSSLLCALAQEQLGGTLQTFSVGFAHARFDEREHQATVARELRTNHRVVEMKDGDIGALVPGVIFHAEQAMMRSAPAPFLRLSEWVRDNRIRVVLTGEGSDEMFLGYDLFKETKVRQFWARQPASKWRPLLLRRLYPTLSVSQQNVELLREFFGMGLDDAGSLGFSHLVRWSNSGRILRFLAPDFAASVADEDPVGSVLATVPASVASWRPLARAQYLEAKTLLSGYLLSAQGDRMLLGNSVEGRFPFLDTSVMELAARIPERVRLKGLDEKNVLKRFARGRVPASILERSKFPYRAPIAGALVGPDAPAWARDLLAPEAVAKVGVFDARKAERLVAKLRAPNSAESEADTMALFAIASTQLLAHHFLTPRPLPQADIDAVELEAA, encoded by the coding sequence ATGTGTGGCATCGCGGGTTTCACATATCCGGCGGGAGGGGCCGCGCGGTCCGAGCCCGCCGAGCGGCTTCGCCGGATGACGGCCAGCCTCCGTCACCGGGGCCCCGACGCGCAGCGGGCCCTGTTGTTGGACGGCGTGGCCCTGGGCCACACGCGTCTGTCCATCGTCGACCTCACGGGTGGGCATCAGCCCATGCGGGACGCGGCGACGGGACTCACCATCGTCTTCAACGGTGAAATCTTCAACCACGTGGAGCTGCGCGAGCAGCTCTCCAGCCAGTACACGTTCCGCACGCGCTCGGACACGGAGGTCATCCTCGCGGCGTTCCTCGCGTGGGGCATCGACTGTGTGCGGCGGCTCGAGGGCCAGTGGGCCTTCGCGCTGTGGGACCCGCGGGACGCCACGCTGTGGTTGTCGAGAGACCGGGTGGGCATCTGCCCGCTGTTCTACGCGGAGCTGCCCGGTGGACAGCTCGCGTTCGGTTCGGAGGCCAAGGCGCTCTTCGCGAGCGGACTGGTGACACCCGCGCTGGATGCTCGGGGTCTGAAGCAGACCTTCCAGCTCTGGGCGCCCGTCGCACCGCGCACGTCCTTCGAGGGCGTCCGGTTGTTGCCTCCGGCGCACTCGGCGCGGTTTCGGGCGGGGAAGCTGGAGACGTTCCGGTACTGGGACCTGGACTTCGGCGTGGAGCCGAGCACGGCGAGCGACGCGCGAATCCAGGAGGAGTTGGGCGAGACGCTGGAGCGGGCCGTGCGGCTGCGGCTGCGCGCCGACGTTCCCGTGGCGGCGTACCTGTCGGGAGGACTGGACTCCAGCCTGCTGTGCGCGCTGGCGCAGGAGCAGTTGGGCGGAACACTCCAGACATTCTCCGTGGGCTTCGCGCACGCGCGTTTCGACGAGCGCGAGCACCAGGCCACGGTGGCGAGGGAGCTGCGGACGAATCACCGCGTGGTGGAGATGAAGGACGGGGACATCGGCGCGCTGGTGCCCGGCGTCATCTTCCACGCGGAGCAGGCGATGATGCGCTCGGCGCCCGCGCCGTTCCTGCGGTTGAGCGAGTGGGTGCGGGACAATCGCATCCGGGTGGTGCTCACGGGAGAGGGCTCGGACGAGATGTTCCTGGGCTACGACCTCTTCAAGGAGACGAAGGTCCGCCAGTTCTGGGCGAGGCAGCCCGCGTCGAAGTGGCGGCCCCTGCTCTTGCGGCGGCTCTACCCCACCCTTTCGGTGAGCCAGCAGAACGTGGAGCTCTTGCGGGAGTTCTTCGGCATGGGGCTCGACGACGCGGGGAGCCTGGGTTTCTCGCATCTGGTGCGCTGGTCGAACAGTGGCCGCATCCTGCGCTTCCTCGCGCCCGACTTCGCGGCGAGCGTGGCGGATGAAGACCCGGTGGGCTCGGTGCTGGCGACGGTGCCCGCCTCCGTGGCCTCGTGGCGTCCGTTGGCGCGTGCGCAGTACCTGGAGGCGAAGACGCTGCTGTCCGGGTACCTGCTGTCCGCGCAAGGGGACCGCATGCTCCTGGGCAACTCGGTGGAGGGGCGGTTCCCCTTCCTGGACACGTCGGTGATGGAGCTGGCGGCTCGCATTCCCGAGCGTGTGCGGCTCAAGGGGCTAGACGAGAAGAACGTGCTCAAGCGCTTCGCGCGAGGCCGTGTCCCCGCGTCGATTCTCGAGCGGAGCAAGTTCCCCTACCGCGCGCCCATCGCGGGAGCGTTGGTGGGACCGGATGCGCCCGCATGGGCTCGGGACCTGCTCGCGCCCGAGGCCGTGGCGAAGGTGGGGGTCTTCGATGCGCGCAAGGCGGAGCGACTGGTCGCCAAGCTGCGTGCGCCCAACTCCGCGGAGAGCGAGGCCGACACCATGGCCTTGTTCGCCATCGCGTCCACGCAGTTGCTGGCACATCACTTCCTGACGCCGCGCCCGCTGCCTCAAGCGGACATCGATGCCGTGGAGCTGGAGGCGGCATGA
- a CDS encoding class I adenylate-forming enzyme family protein has translation MSATDSSPAWVLAHAERTPDAPAVDSPWTRLSYRRLADALRVLAGHLRASGVAPGDKVLIALPLGSAGAVAGLAVQALGACAVELDRETGASSVDAILAQTQARHAFIFGQDARKWAGKPGLGHLYVIHSTRPPERMLQALSPASCTWVQEDGALDPDAPVTPLGALPETRPDAPASIVYTSGSTGTPRGVIQTFGNIAANTRSIVEYLGLSSRDRAHLVLPLHYCYGKSVLQTHLLVGGSVFLDPRFMYPQVVLEAMAEERSTGFAGVPLTFELLKRQAGAEALSKLRLRYATQAGGGMSPDTIQWTREALYPAELYVMYGQTEATARLSYLPPTRAEEKAGSIGVAIPGVELRVVGDDGAQLPTGETGNLVARGANVTPGYLGAPEETATILRNGWLWTGDLAWRDADGFFFLVGRAKEILKVGGHRVSPAELEHQLARHAAVREVAVVGVPDALGGEAACAVVVLQEGAEVKEDELRRFCREALPAHKVPKHVVFTDALPRGPSGKVLKAELRTRYSSVGSS, from the coding sequence ATGAGCGCGACGGACTCATCTCCGGCCTGGGTCCTGGCCCATGCGGAGCGCACACCGGATGCGCCCGCCGTGGATTCCCCATGGACGAGGCTCAGCTATCGGCGGCTCGCCGATGCCCTGCGCGTGCTGGCGGGACACCTGCGCGCATCGGGCGTCGCGCCAGGCGACAAGGTGCTCATCGCCCTGCCCCTGGGTTCGGCGGGAGCAGTGGCGGGGCTCGCGGTGCAGGCCCTGGGCGCGTGCGCGGTGGAGTTGGACCGGGAGACCGGGGCGAGCTCCGTGGATGCCATCCTCGCGCAGACACAGGCCCGGCATGCCTTCATCTTCGGGCAGGACGCTCGCAAGTGGGCGGGCAAGCCAGGCCTGGGCCATCTGTATGTGATTCATTCCACCCGTCCCCCGGAGCGCATGCTGCAAGCGCTGTCACCCGCGTCCTGCACGTGGGTGCAGGAGGATGGTGCCCTGGACCCGGACGCGCCGGTGACGCCGCTCGGAGCGCTCCCGGAGACGCGGCCCGACGCCCCCGCGTCCATCGTCTACACCTCCGGCAGTACGGGCACGCCTCGAGGTGTCATCCAGACCTTCGGCAACATCGCGGCGAACACACGCTCCATCGTGGAGTATCTGGGCCTGTCGTCGCGCGACCGCGCGCACCTGGTCCTCCCGCTGCACTACTGCTACGGGAAGAGTGTCCTGCAGACGCACCTGCTCGTGGGCGGCTCCGTGTTCCTGGATCCGCGCTTCATGTATCCGCAGGTCGTGCTGGAAGCGATGGCGGAGGAGCGCAGCACGGGCTTCGCGGGTGTGCCGCTGACCTTCGAGTTGCTGAAGCGCCAGGCGGGAGCGGAAGCGCTGTCGAAGCTGCGTCTGCGCTACGCCACCCAGGCCGGCGGCGGCATGTCGCCCGACACGATTCAGTGGACGCGAGAGGCGCTCTACCCCGCCGAGCTGTACGTCATGTACGGACAGACCGAGGCCACGGCGCGGCTGAGCTACCTGCCACCGACAAGGGCCGAGGAGAAGGCGGGCTCCATCGGCGTGGCGATTCCCGGCGTGGAGCTGCGCGTGGTGGGCGACGACGGCGCCCAGCTCCCCACGGGCGAGACGGGAAACCTGGTGGCGAGGGGCGCCAACGTGACGCCCGGCTATCTGGGAGCGCCCGAGGAGACGGCGACCATCCTCCGCAACGGCTGGCTGTGGACAGGAGACCTGGCCTGGCGCGACGCGGATGGCTTCTTCTTCCTGGTGGGACGCGCCAAGGAGATCCTCAAGGTGGGGGGCCACCGCGTGAGTCCGGCGGAGCTGGAGCATCAGCTCGCTCGGCACGCGGCGGTGCGCGAGGTGGCGGTGGTGGGTGTCCCGGACGCGCTCGGCGGCGAGGCGGCCTGCGCGGTGGTGGTGCTTCAGGAGGGGGCCGAGGTGAAGGAGGACGAGCTGCGGCGCTTCTGCAGGGAAGCCCTGCCGGCACACAAGGTCCCCAAGCATGTGGTGTTCACGGATGCATTGCCTCGCGGGCCCAGTGGGAAGGTGCTCAAGGCGGAGCTGCGCACCCGGTATTCGTCGGTCGGTTCTTCGTGA